A section of the Bryobacteraceae bacterium genome encodes:
- the fliQ gene encoding flagellar biosynthesis protein FliQ, whose product MTQAMAVDLVRQTLMAAFWLALPLLAIGFLSGILISLAQIVTSFQEPTFGGVLRLAAFLCGTLLAMPWMVSRIVQFTLAVLGDLSRYAS is encoded by the coding sequence ATGACTCAGGCAATGGCTGTGGATCTGGTACGGCAGACCCTGATGGCGGCGTTCTGGCTGGCCCTTCCCCTGCTCGCCATCGGTTTCCTGTCCGGCATCCTGATCAGCCTCGCGCAGATTGTCACAAGCTTCCAGGAGCCTACCTTCGGGGGCGTGCTGCGGCTGGCGGCCTTTCTCTGTGGAACGCTGCTCGCCATGCCCTGGATGGTGTCGAGGATCGTCCAGTTCACTCTTGCCGTCCTCGGAGATCTGAGTCGATATGCTTCCTGA
- the fliP gene encoding flagellar biosynthetic protein FliP, producing MQIVLLLTGLTLLPAVLVSLTPFLRISLVLHFLRQALGTQTAPSNQVLIGLSLFLSLLLVQPVARQAYELGWKPFERGQLGPEQAWDQGTRPIRDYLLRFAREKDLALMVEITKSPPPASPRELSLAVVAPAYVLSELRRGFQIGAVLFLPFLIIDLVVASVTLSIGMVQLPPVMVSAPLKLLVFVLVDGWNLVVGSLVRTF from the coding sequence TTGCAGATTGTCCTTCTGCTGACGGGCCTGACCTTGTTGCCGGCAGTCCTGGTTTCTCTGACTCCTTTTCTGCGAATCAGCCTGGTGCTCCATTTCCTCCGCCAGGCGCTCGGCACGCAGACGGCGCCCTCCAATCAGGTGCTCATTGGACTCTCCCTGTTTCTCTCGCTGCTGCTCGTACAGCCAGTCGCGCGGCAGGCATACGAGCTTGGGTGGAAACCATTCGAACGGGGTCAACTCGGCCCTGAGCAGGCCTGGGATCAGGGAACACGGCCCATTCGCGACTATCTGCTGCGTTTCGCAAGAGAAAAAGACCTCGCCCTGATGGTTGAGATCACCAAGAGCCCGCCCCCGGCAAGCCCGCGCGAACTCAGCCTGGCGGTGGTGGCACCAGCCTATGTCCTGTCCGAGCTGAGGCGGGGTTTTCAGATCGGCGCCGTGCTGTTCCTTCCGTTCCTGATCATCGACCTGGTCGTGGCCTCGGTGACGCTTTCAATCGGCATGGTCCAGTTGCCCCCTGTCATGGTGTCGGCACCGCTCAAATTGCTTGTTTTCGTTCTCGTCGATGGCTGGAACCTGGTGGTGGGGTCGCTGGTGCGCACATTTTAG
- a CDS encoding flagellar biosynthesis protein FlhB, which translates to MADRDQRTEAPTPQRIRKARQEGRFVTSREMVFAALFLGWVLLLHATGLWMQPALHGFGRLLRAAFQPDTVIEALRFLPQATAGEAAMVFLVPSLGLAMLGLLAHLAITGFGFAPSKVTPDFSRLNPGSHLRDLPRKNMDQLVAAALMLPLVAGVGWLVVRSRWEEFLRLPLLSLDRGAAVVAGAISDLLWKAAALFLVWGAFDLFRQRRRYLRDLRMTKQEVREEYRQNEGSPEVKARIRRLRRELLRRRMMSEIPKASVVVVNPTHYAVALRYDRHSMAAPRVVAKGRNYLAQRIRQKAIEHHVPVVENPPLARALYRQVEVGREIPVELYRAVAEVLAYVFRLMQSNGPGNRS; encoded by the coding sequence ATGGCCGACAGAGATCAGCGAACGGAAGCCCCCACGCCGCAGCGCATCCGCAAGGCGCGGCAGGAGGGCAGATTCGTTACGAGCCGTGAGATGGTCTTCGCGGCGCTGTTTCTGGGCTGGGTCCTGCTGCTCCATGCCACCGGATTGTGGATGCAGCCGGCCCTGCATGGGTTCGGCCGTCTGTTACGCGCCGCTTTCCAGCCGGACACGGTGATTGAAGCCCTTCGATTCCTGCCCCAGGCCACCGCAGGAGAGGCGGCAATGGTTTTCCTGGTGCCTTCCCTGGGCCTGGCGATGCTGGGTCTGCTCGCTCACCTCGCCATCACCGGATTCGGGTTCGCACCCTCCAAGGTGACGCCGGACTTCAGCCGCCTGAACCCGGGCAGCCACCTGCGCGACCTGCCGCGGAAGAACATGGATCAACTGGTCGCGGCGGCGCTGATGCTGCCGCTGGTGGCGGGCGTCGGTTGGCTCGTGGTCCGGAGCCGGTGGGAGGAGTTCCTGCGGCTCCCGCTGCTGTCGCTGGATCGTGGCGCGGCGGTCGTCGCCGGCGCCATCTCGGATCTGCTCTGGAAGGCGGCTGCGCTGTTCCTGGTCTGGGGCGCCTTCGACCTGTTCCGTCAGCGGCGCCGCTACCTGAGGGATCTGCGGATGACGAAGCAGGAGGTGCGCGAGGAGTACCGCCAGAACGAAGGAAGCCCCGAGGTCAAGGCGCGGATCCGGCGTCTGCGCCGCGAGCTATTGCGGCGCCGGATGATGTCGGAAATCCCGAAGGCGAGCGTTGTAGTCGTCAACCCCACACATTATGCGGTGGCTCTTCGTTATGACCGTCACTCGATGGCTGCCCCCCGGGTTGTGGCGAAGGGAAGGAATTACCTGGCTCAGCGGATTCGCCAGAAGGCGATTGAACACCACGTCCCGGTGGTCGAAAATCCGCCACTGGCCCGTGCGCTGTACCGGCAGGTGGAAGTAGGCCGTGAGATTCCCGTGGAGTTGTACCGGGCGGTCGCGGAGGTGCTGGCTTACGTCTTCCGGCTGATGCAGTCGAACGGGCCGGGCAACCGCTCCTGA
- the flgG2 gene encoding flagellar basal body rod protein FlgG produces the protein MIRALYSAASGMEAQQTNVDNIAHNLANAGTVGFKARRAQFQDLLYQTILQPGAAAGAQTVVPTGLQLGLGTRVTSNSISFAQGSFSATGNPLDLVIEGRGFFQVRRPTGEIAYTRAGQFHLDRDGNLVTALGDPLEPQITIPPEAQSITIGADGTVSYTLPGQSAAQLAGQIQLANFANPAGLHSIGRNLYLPTDASGEPTVGNPGGQEGLGTLLQGYVEQSNVSVVEEFVNLIVSQRAYEANSKVVRAADEMYQQVNNMTR, from the coding sequence ATGATCCGCGCACTATACAGCGCCGCCAGTGGCATGGAGGCACAACAGACCAATGTCGACAACATCGCCCACAACCTCGCAAACGCAGGAACGGTAGGCTTTAAGGCCCGCCGCGCCCAGTTTCAGGACCTGCTGTACCAGACCATTCTTCAACCGGGTGCGGCGGCCGGCGCGCAGACGGTCGTGCCGACCGGACTTCAGCTTGGCCTGGGGACGAGGGTGACATCCAACAGCATTTCCTTCGCGCAGGGCAGTTTTTCCGCCACGGGGAATCCACTGGATCTTGTCATCGAGGGCCGTGGGTTTTTCCAGGTTCGGCGGCCCACCGGCGAGATCGCCTACACGCGCGCAGGCCAGTTCCACCTCGATCGAGACGGCAACCTGGTCACCGCTCTGGGCGACCCGCTGGAGCCCCAGATTACGATTCCGCCCGAAGCGCAGAGCATCACGATTGGGGCGGACGGCACGGTGAGCTACACTTTGCCGGGGCAGTCCGCCGCCCAGTTGGCCGGCCAGATTCAGCTCGCCAACTTCGCCAACCCGGCCGGGCTTCACAGCATTGGACGCAACCTGTATCTGCCAACGGACGCCAGCGGGGAGCCGACCGTGGGCAACCCTGGCGGACAGGAGGGGCTGGGGACCCTGTTGCAAGGGTATGTGGAGCAGTCCAATGTGAGCGTTGTGGAAGAATTCGTGAACCTGATCGTCAGCCAACGGGCCTATGAAGCCAACAGCAAGGTCGTGCGGGCGGCCGACGAGATGTATCAGCAGGTCAACAACATGACCCGTTGA
- the flgE gene encoding flagellar hook protein FlgE yields MFTSFSTALSALGAHTTAVDVVGNNLANLNTPGYKASVVVFSDLVTQSLGAGLGETQVGFGVARPVTIRQFSQGAIQASSGPLDVAIQGDGFLVVRDPMTNAVLYTRGGNLQVNKLGQLVTATGFRLQGWNEVNGVLDTTQPVTDVIVPVGSLRAPVATQSVSFDLNLDASGTAGPPPTTFSTSIEVFDSLGGSHIISVRFEKTANPGEWSYSLEFPDSDLASPPFTPVTGTIQFDSQGRLVSPGPGDPMPQLVVTGLANGADDLNINWQLYNGTVPRLTQFSQPSAVAANSQDGHPAAQLIRVGIGDGGRVLAQYSNGEQVAVGQLAMASIRNPESMIAVGNSNFQLSARSALPAIGLPGTGGRGQIIGGAVEFSTVDIAREFTNLIVLQRGYQANARVVTAVDEISQETINLKR; encoded by the coding sequence ATGTTCACGTCTTTTTCGACGGCGCTCAGCGCCCTCGGAGCACACACGACGGCCGTTGATGTCGTCGGCAACAACCTGGCGAATCTGAACACGCCAGGCTACAAGGCAAGTGTCGTGGTCTTCAGCGACCTGGTCACGCAATCGCTCGGCGCCGGGCTTGGCGAGACGCAGGTGGGCTTCGGCGTGGCGCGCCCGGTGACGATCCGTCAGTTCAGCCAGGGCGCCATCCAGGCGAGCTCTGGCCCCCTCGATGTCGCCATCCAGGGCGACGGATTCCTTGTGGTCCGCGACCCGATGACAAACGCGGTCCTGTATACACGGGGCGGGAATCTTCAGGTCAACAAGCTGGGACAGCTCGTCACGGCCACCGGGTTCCGACTCCAGGGCTGGAATGAGGTAAATGGCGTCCTGGATACCACGCAACCCGTGACAGACGTCATCGTGCCGGTGGGCTCGCTGCGGGCGCCCGTCGCGACGCAGAGTGTCTCTTTCGATCTGAACCTCGACGCTTCAGGGACTGCGGGCCCGCCGCCAACGACATTTTCCACATCCATCGAGGTCTTCGATTCCCTTGGCGGCTCCCACATCATCTCTGTCCGCTTTGAAAAGACGGCCAATCCGGGTGAATGGTCCTACTCGCTCGAGTTCCCTGACTCGGACCTTGCCAGTCCGCCATTCACACCGGTGACAGGGACAATCCAGTTTGACTCCCAGGGCCGGCTGGTCTCGCCCGGACCGGGCGATCCCATGCCACAGCTTGTGGTAACAGGGCTTGCCAATGGCGCTGACGACCTGAACATCAACTGGCAGCTTTACAACGGTACAGTGCCGAGACTCACACAGTTCTCGCAACCTTCCGCCGTGGCTGCCAACTCCCAGGACGGGCACCCGGCAGCTCAGTTGATTCGCGTCGGCATCGGCGACGGGGGCCGCGTTCTGGCTCAATACTCCAACGGCGAGCAGGTGGCGGTTGGGCAACTCGCGATGGCCTCCATCCGGAATCCCGAATCGATGATCGCGGTCGGCAACAGCAACTTCCAGCTCAGCGCGCGGTCGGCGCTGCCCGCCATCGGTCTGCCGGGTACCGGCGGCCGCGGTCAGATCATCGGGGGTGCGGTCGAATTTTCGACAGTCGACATCGCAAGGGAATTCACGAACCTCATCGTCCTTCAGCGCGGCTACCAGGCCAATGCAAGGGTAGTGACCGCGGTGGACGAAATCAGTCAGGAAACGATCAACCTCAAGCGCTAG
- the fliR gene encoding flagellar biosynthetic protein FliR, translated as MLPEAWLDTSALWGFVLSLARVAGLFVAIPIPGAKSLADPARVLFTLALTVGLAPAWPRLAPADAGQIAFWLVAELSFGLGAGMVIGIAAEALVMSAQALALQAGFSYASMIDPSSHADSSVLQVLSQIAANLLFFSLGMDHMAVRAVARSLETFPPGMAAAPSEWTEAVAGAGSAMLEMGLRLALPVVGLLLLTDLCLALSSRLQAQLQLLSLAFPLKMLIALAVLASTLPLAAWAWRVCAGRSLVLLRAMGVA; from the coding sequence ATGCTTCCTGAAGCCTGGCTGGACACGTCTGCTCTGTGGGGATTTGTTCTGTCCCTTGCCCGGGTCGCCGGGCTGTTTGTGGCGATACCGATTCCCGGTGCGAAATCTCTGGCGGATCCCGCCCGGGTTCTTTTCACACTCGCGTTGACGGTCGGGCTGGCGCCGGCATGGCCCAGGCTGGCACCGGCCGATGCCGGGCAGATCGCCTTCTGGCTGGTGGCCGAGTTGTCCTTTGGGCTCGGGGCAGGCATGGTCATTGGCATCGCAGCGGAAGCGCTTGTCATGAGCGCCCAGGCCCTCGCGCTACAGGCTGGCTTTTCTTACGCGTCGATGATCGACCCCTCCAGCCATGCCGACAGCTCCGTTCTTCAGGTGCTGTCCCAGATTGCTGCCAACCTGCTGTTCTTCTCGCTGGGAATGGACCACATGGCCGTACGGGCAGTGGCGAGGAGCCTTGAAACCTTCCCGCCTGGCATGGCCGCTGCTCCGTCGGAATGGACGGAGGCGGTCGCCGGAGCCGGCAGCGCCATGCTGGAGATGGGATTGCGGCTGGCGCTGCCGGTGGTCGGGCTCCTGCTTCTGACTGATCTGTGTCTGGCCCTGTCTTCGCGCCTGCAGGCCCAGCTTCAGCTTCTATCACTGGCGTTTCCCCTGAAGATGCTGATTGCGCTGGCCGTGCTGGCATCGACCTTGCCTCTGGCGGCCTGGGCCTGGCGGGTTTGCGCCGGACGCTCGCTGGTTCTCCTTCGGGCAATGGGGGTGGCCTAG
- the flhA gene encoding flagellar biosynthesis protein FlhA has protein sequence MTAPIASTTAGALTTNPPGRGTAERDTARRHAGSASGSFWEAVASPGVAVPVGVLGILVALVIPLPPWLLDILISANIALSTVVLLVSIYTRRPADFSVFPTTLLLMTLFRLALNVSSSRLILLEGSRGTAAAGEVIESFGKFVVGGNFVIGVVVFLVLIAIQYVVINHGAVRISEVTARFTLDALPGKQMSIDADLNAGLINEAEAKARRKALAAEAEFYGAMDGATRFTQRDAVASLLITAINILAGFLIGVLQHGMELGRALATYTVLTIGDGLVTVIPALMISISGGLIVTRASSDRDMADEFQRQVFGADQPLLLAAGALLLMAVVPGLPKIPFLVLAAGLGAAGQRLRAKKRKLADAAQRSAPAAAPRENLETLLRVEPLSVEVGLGLVRLVEGGDHSPLLRRIGGIRRQLAAELGFLMPPVRVTDNLSLKPREYLILLKGAEIGRFELPSGCELAIPPAGQSCPVEGAPTREPAFGLEAVWIATEQADRARSAGCTVVDPVSVLGTHLSELVRRHCHEIFSRQDAKKFLDRVGEEQPKLVEDLVPKLLPLPVIQKVLQHLLRERVPIKDGASILEALGEAALITRNPILLTEYVRQAMRRTIVRPLVDREGKLPVYLLDAALERAIEEAIQHGEHSSNVHLNPQRVSELLTAARTAAAQSPGGWVLLTSSGARFFVRQMLEANFPQVTVLSHGEIPPGLRVASLGVLRGGGA, from the coding sequence ATGACTGCTCCAATCGCTTCCACGACTGCGGGAGCGTTGACGACCAACCCTCCGGGCCGCGGCACGGCTGAACGGGATACGGCCCGGCGTCATGCGGGATCCGCTTCCGGGAGTTTCTGGGAGGCCGTCGCTTCTCCGGGCGTGGCCGTGCCGGTGGGCGTATTGGGGATTCTGGTCGCGCTCGTGATCCCGCTGCCGCCTTGGCTGCTGGACATCCTGATCAGCGCCAACATCGCGCTGTCGACCGTGGTCCTCCTGGTTTCGATCTACACACGCCGGCCGGCCGATTTCAGCGTGTTCCCCACGACGCTGCTGTTGATGACGCTGTTCCGGCTCGCCCTGAATGTCTCCTCGTCGAGGCTGATCCTTCTTGAAGGAAGCCGGGGCACGGCAGCCGCAGGCGAAGTGATTGAGTCGTTCGGAAAGTTCGTCGTCGGCGGCAATTTTGTCATCGGCGTCGTCGTGTTTCTGGTATTGATTGCCATTCAATACGTGGTCATTAACCACGGCGCCGTGCGCATCTCCGAGGTGACGGCACGGTTTACGCTGGACGCGCTGCCCGGCAAGCAGATGTCGATTGACGCCGATCTTAATGCCGGGCTGATCAATGAAGCCGAGGCCAAGGCGCGGCGCAAGGCGCTGGCGGCGGAGGCGGAATTTTACGGGGCCATGGATGGCGCGACGCGTTTCACCCAGCGGGACGCGGTGGCGAGCCTGCTGATCACGGCCATCAACATCCTGGCGGGCTTCCTCATCGGGGTGTTGCAACACGGCATGGAGCTCGGCCGCGCGCTGGCCACTTACACGGTGCTGACGATCGGCGATGGCCTCGTCACCGTGATCCCGGCGCTGATGATTTCGATCTCGGGCGGGCTGATCGTCACCCGCGCCAGCTCGGATCGGGACATGGCGGACGAGTTTCAGCGCCAGGTGTTCGGCGCAGACCAGCCGCTGTTGCTCGCTGCTGGCGCCCTGCTTCTGATGGCCGTTGTTCCGGGACTGCCCAAGATTCCCTTCCTGGTCCTGGCGGCCGGGTTGGGCGCCGCCGGCCAGCGGCTGCGCGCGAAGAAAAGAAAGCTGGCCGACGCCGCCCAGCGTTCGGCGCCAGCAGCAGCGCCCCGGGAGAACCTTGAGACCCTGCTCCGGGTGGAGCCCCTGTCGGTGGAAGTCGGTCTGGGTCTGGTGCGGCTTGTGGAAGGCGGCGACCATTCACCGCTGTTGCGCCGCATCGGGGGCATTCGCCGTCAACTGGCGGCGGAACTGGGTTTCCTCATGCCGCCGGTGCGCGTGACGGACAATCTTTCGCTCAAGCCCCGGGAATACTTGATCCTGCTCAAAGGGGCGGAAATCGGGCGCTTCGAGCTGCCGTCGGGTTGTGAACTGGCCATTCCGCCGGCGGGGCAATCCTGTCCGGTCGAGGGGGCGCCGACCCGCGAGCCTGCCTTCGGGCTGGAAGCAGTGTGGATCGCCACGGAGCAGGCCGACCGCGCCCGGTCGGCCGGCTGCACGGTCGTGGACCCGGTGAGCGTTCTGGGCACGCATCTGTCCGAGCTCGTGCGCCGCCATTGCCACGAGATCTTCTCCCGGCAAGACGCAAAGAAGTTTCTGGACCGCGTGGGCGAGGAACAGCCCAAACTCGTCGAGGATCTGGTGCCGAAGCTGCTGCCGCTGCCGGTGATCCAGAAGGTTCTCCAGCACCTACTGCGCGAGCGCGTGCCCATCAAGGACGGCGCCAGCATCCTGGAAGCGCTGGGCGAGGCCGCCCTGATCACGCGGAACCCGATCCTTCTCACCGAGTATGTCCGGCAGGCGATGAGGCGGACAATCGTCCGGCCGCTGGTGGACCGGGAGGGCAAGTTGCCCGTTTACCTGCTGGATGCAGCGCTTGAACGGGCGATTGAGGAAGCGATCCAGCACGGGGAGCATTCCTCCAACGTGCACCTGAACCCGCAGAGGGTCTCTGAACTGCTGACGGCGGCCCGGACGGCGGCGGCCCAGAGTCCCGGAGGCTGGGTGCTGCTGACCTCGAGCGGAGCAAGGTTTTTTGTCCGTCAGATGCTTGAAGCGAATTTCCCACAGGTCACCGTATTGAGCCATGGCGAGATCCCGCCGGGGCTGCGCGTCGCCTCGCTGGGCGTGTTGCGTGGGGGCGGAGCATGA
- the flgF gene encoding flagellar basal-body rod protein FlgF produces the protein MRARLEALDLVANNLANTSTPGFKADREVYTLYMGEDSINAAEAGTGLAQTAAPYLERHHTDPRQGVLLDTGNPSELALSGEGYFVLEAPDGLRLTRAGRIRIDRDGRLVSPEGFEFVTVEPRRIRANPARPVDVDREGIVSQDGQVLGRLRLVKADLSAASRREGIYFHLDSSSLSSLGPASAEVHQGKAEASNVSVPETAVRLVQILRQFETLQRAIQLGGEMGRKAVEEVARVVP, from the coding sequence ATGAGAGCAAGGCTTGAGGCTCTCGATCTTGTCGCGAACAATCTCGCTAACACCTCAACGCCGGGCTTCAAGGCGGACCGGGAAGTTTATACCCTCTATATGGGCGAAGACAGCATCAATGCGGCAGAGGCGGGGACCGGGCTCGCGCAGACCGCCGCGCCATATCTGGAGCGGCATCACACCGATCCGCGCCAGGGCGTTCTGTTGGACACCGGGAATCCCTCCGAGTTGGCTCTCTCCGGCGAGGGCTATTTCGTGCTGGAGGCGCCGGACGGGCTGCGCCTGACGCGGGCGGGAAGGATCCGGATCGACCGCGACGGAAGGCTGGTGAGCCCGGAGGGATTTGAGTTTGTCACAGTCGAGCCGCGGCGCATCCGCGCCAATCCGGCCCGGCCGGTGGATGTGGACAGGGAAGGCATCGTCAGTCAGGATGGCCAGGTTCTTGGACGTCTGCGTTTGGTGAAGGCGGACCTTTCGGCCGCTTCGCGCCGCGAGGGGATTTACTTTCACCTGGACAGCTCATCACTGTCTTCTCTGGGGCCAGCCAGTGCGGAGGTGCATCAGGGAAAGGCGGAAGCAAGCAATGTTTCCGTGCCCGAGACCGCCGTTCGGCTGGTGCAGATCCTGCGTCAGTTCGAAACGCTGCAAAGGGCCATCCAGCTTGGGGGCGAGATGGGCCGCAAAGCCGTGGAGGAAGTGGCAAGAGTCGTCCCATGA
- the fliA gene encoding DNA-directed RNA polymerase sigma-70 factor — protein MNPYDSGTATLSAEEREKLILEHLPQVRLIARRIHERLPGSVNLEDLISTGILGLISAIDRYRPDQGVKLKTYAEYKIRGAILDSLRGLDWAPRQQRRRSKQIEQAVAVLEQRLKRAPTEEEIAAELGLSLEEYQEWLSDIRGLNLGSLDASPGEEGGRDLLRFVAGSEEDWPSRQLERKELHRLLKTAISRMPYMERTVLGLYYQEELTLREIAEIVKLHESRVSQLKTQAIIRLRAFLRKRWPSERGGSAP, from the coding sequence ATGAACCCTTACGACAGCGGCACAGCCACCCTCAGCGCGGAGGAGCGCGAAAAGCTGATTCTCGAGCATCTGCCGCAGGTACGGTTGATCGCCCGGCGAATTCACGAGCGGCTTCCAGGAAGCGTGAATCTCGAGGACCTGATCTCGACGGGAATTCTTGGGCTGATCTCCGCCATCGACCGCTACCGGCCGGATCAGGGCGTGAAGCTGAAGACCTATGCCGAGTACAAGATCCGCGGGGCGATTCTCGACAGTCTCCGGGGGCTGGACTGGGCCCCAAGGCAGCAGCGCCGGCGCAGCAAGCAGATCGAGCAGGCGGTCGCCGTGCTCGAACAGCGCCTGAAGCGCGCGCCGACCGAGGAGGAGATCGCCGCCGAACTCGGACTCTCGCTCGAGGAGTACCAGGAGTGGCTCTCCGACATCCGCGGACTGAATCTCGGAAGCCTGGATGCATCTCCGGGCGAGGAGGGCGGTCGCGACCTGCTCCGGTTCGTTGCCGGCAGCGAGGAAGACTGGCCGTCGCGCCAGCTTGAGCGGAAGGAACTTCACCGTTTGCTGAAGACGGCCATCTCCCGGATGCCGTACATGGAAAGAACCGTCCTTGGGCTCTACTATCAGGAGGAGCTGACGTTGCGGGAAATCGCAGAGATCGTCAAGCTGCACGAGTCCCGGGTGTCGCAACTGAAGACTCAGGCCATCATCCGCCTGCGGGCGTTCCTGCGGAAGCGGTGGCCGTCGGAGCGGGGAGGATCGGCACCATGA